From Bacteroides uniformis:
CCTCCGTACCTATCTTGCGGAGCTGTATCAGACCGTGTCCGCTCACCACCACAAACTTCTCGTTCTTGGTATGGTGCCAGTGCTGGCCTTTCGTAACGCCCGGCTTGGAGATGTTCACCGAGAACTGCCCGCGGTCGGAAGTACGGATAATCTCCGTAAAACTGCCGCGGTCGTCCACATTCATCTTCAGGGGATAGCTGAACCGTTCTTCAGGCAGGTATGAGAGGTATGTGGAATAGAGTTTCTTTGTAAAGGCATCGCTCAAATCCGGAACGGACAAGGTACCGGACATTTGCCTGAAAGACCTTATCAGTTCCACAATGCCGCCCAAGGTAATGGTATGTACTACGGGCACTTCGCAATAATCACCGTTGCGGTGTTCCCTGCCGCTCAGGGCAGAGATAAGCTCGTCCACCACATCGTCTATGTAAACCAGATGCATCACCACCGAAGGGTCGTTTACCCGGATGGGCTGGTCATGGGCGATGTTGTTGCAGAAAGTGGCCACCGCGCTGTTATAGTTGGGGCGGCACCATTTGCCGAAAACATTCGGGAAGCGGTACACCAGTACCTTTGCACCCGTTTCCCTGGAGTACTCGAACAACAGTTGCTCCCCTGCCCGTTTCGATTCACCGTAAGGGTTGTCGAGTGCGGCCTGCGTGGAAGAGGAAATCATTACCGGACAGGTATTGCCGTACTTCTTCAATGTATCAAGCAGCGTGGAGGCGAAGCCGAAGTTCCCTTTCATAAACTCAGACGCATCCTTGGGACGGTTCACGCCCGCCAGATTGAAGACAAAGTCAGCCTGTTTGCAATAGACATCCAGTTCGGCAGGGTCACTGTCCATGTCATACTCGTAAATAGTAAGTTCCTCACCTGCAATGCCGTAATTGCGGGCTTTCCCGTCACGGATGTTGTGCAGCTGGGATACAAGGTTCCGGCCGACAAACCCTCGGGAGCCGGTCACTAAGATTTTCATAAACTAATGGGATTGGATAGGATGGAAAAGTTAACAATGGCTATACTATTCGCTCTTGATTTCCGCGCTCTTCGCCTTTTCCTCCATCCCGAGGTCTTCGCGGATGAAGCGGAGTTTCAAAAGAAGCTTTTTCATGCCCTCCACATCCAGGCGGGCGGTGTTATGGCTGTGATAGTCCTCTATACGGGCAATATCCTCATTGCCTTCCGTGAAGAACTTGTCATAGTTCAGGTCACGGGTGTCGCAGGGAATGCGGTAGTAGTCGCCCATGTCGACAGCCTTTGCCATCTCCTCGCGGGTTACCAGTGTCTCATACAGTTTCTCGCCGTGGCGCGTGCCGATGGTCTTCACCTCCGTCTCAGCGTATTTCGGATCAACCTGCGCGTATGTTTCCTTCAAGGCCTGCGCCAGTACATCCAAGGTAGCGGCAGGAGCCTTCTGCACGAACAGGTCACCGTTATGCCCGTGCTCAAACGCATAGATTACCAGATCCACGGCATCGTCCAGCGTCATCATGAAACGGGTCATGTTGGGGTCCGTTACCGTAATGGGCCTGCCGTTCTTTATCTGCTCCACCCACAAGGGAATTACAGAACCGCGGCTTGCCATCACATTGCCGTAACGGGTACAGCAGATGGTTGTACCGGCTTCCTCACCCAACGCACGGCCCTTGGCTATGGCAACCTTCTCCATCATGGCTTTGCTGATACCCATGGCATTGATGGGGTAAGCCGCCTTGTCGGTAGAAAGCACTACTACGTTTTTCACCCCATGCGCTATGGCTGATTCCAGCACATTGTCCGTACCGATCACATTGGTCTGCACAGCCTGCAACGGGAAGAACTCGCAACTGGGAACCTGCTTCAAGGCGGCGGCAGAAAACACATAATCCACTCCCACCATGGCACCGTCCACAGACTGGCGGTCACGGACATTACCGATATAAAATTTCACTTTCGGATTCTGCAGGTGATGACGCATGTCATCCTGCTTTTTCTCGTCACGGCTGAAAATACGGATCTCTTTAATGTCACTATCAAGAAAGCGACGAAGAACAGCATTACCAAAAGAGCCTGTTCCACCGGTAATCAACAAAATTTTATCTTTAAATCCAGACATAATATCTTATATTAATTCAATCTTATAATTACTTTTATTATCAGTTATAATAGCTTTAAAATCTTCTTTTCTTCTTTGAATATTATAATAGTCTAGTAGCTCATCATTTGAAGTTATTGGAACAAAAGAGGTTAGCTTACTAATTAATTGCGAGAACTCACTATCGAAATCATTGTCTATGTTAAATACAAGTTGCTCTTTATAAATAGGATTAGCCAAACCACCCTTTCCTGAATGAATTAAAATATTACTGGCACATAAAGCCTCTAATGCAGCCAATCCAAAACCTTCATATAATGAAAGTTGAAAATAATATTTGGAACGTTTTAAAAAGGCTATCTTTTCTTCTTCAGATACTTCCCCTATCAATTCTATAGAATCATTCAAACCATATTTATTGATTATAGATTGGATAAAAGCCACTCCTTCCCCTTTCCTTCCTATAATAATAAATCGATAATCAGCAAATGCAGGTATTTTCTTTAATTCAGCAAAAACCTGCAAAGCCTTATCCACCCCCTTCCTTCTCACATTACCTTCATTCCCCATCCATACAATAGAAGTAAATAGATTCTCTTTCGGAATATCAGAGATAAACAGTCTTGTATCAATAGCATGCTCACTATAACTTAACTTCTTCCTCGAGGAAAGGCATTTAACGATATTCTTTAAATCAGATTGTGATACAACTATACAAGAATTAGAAATCCAATAACAGAGTTTAAAAAACAACACTTGAATTCTATAACTGCGAGTAGAAACATAATCTGCATCCAAAGAATCAATACCTCCAGTAAAATAAGTTTTTTTACCCAAGCATTTCGCAAACAATGCAGCAAAAAACGAGTATCGATAAAAATAGGAAAATAAAATATCATATTTCCAAAATAAAAGGCTATCCAATATCCGATTAGACAGCGAAACATCATATCCTAAATCTCCTAACAAAGCAATATCTATCTGATAAAACTTTTGAGTTTTAAATAATTCAAGGGAACCCACACTTGAGTAAAACAAGATTCTTTTTTTCATATTTTAGTGCTGCATTATGAAATTCATTAACCGCTTTGCCTGAATCTCTGAATTTTTATTCTCTAATATGAACTGTCTTGCATGTTTGCCAAATTCATCCAATTCCACTTGTTCTTTATTTCCCCATTCTTTTAAAACAGCAGTAAATGTCTCTCGTGAATTATCTGGTATCAACACCAAATGCTCTTCGTAATCAGCAGGAAGTCCTGGAAGCTTATACATAACCGTTGGCGTCCCTGAAGCCATATATTCCATTGTCTTCGACGGAAAAGAGTACTTGGTAAATTCTGCATCTCCTTTACGAGGATTAACCAATAATGTGGCTTGTTGTTGCATTTCGAATACACGGTTTTGCTCCACAAGTCCCCAATATATTATACGAGAATCATTTTTAGCAGCTACTTCAACAAAAGGTTGATCTAAACCAAAACCGCATATCCATAAAGAAAATTCTTTATCATCAATTTCATTAAACGCTGCTATTAAATCTCGAATACCAAAACGGGTATCCAACTTACCTGTATAAAGAATTACTTTTTTCCTCTTCTTTTGAGAAGTAACTTCTATGGGATTATATACACCTTCCAAAAGATGCCATGGACGAAATCCAACATTTAGCTTATCTTTCATGTGCTCAGTAAGAAGAACGAAAGAGTCAATCTCAGGAACTAATGCATAAATCTGATTAGTAATTTTCTTGCCCAATATCCTACAGAACCAAGATGTATTATCTCCAAAATATTCAGGCAAATCCAAAACAATACAACATACTTCTACATTGGGATATTTATATTTTAAATCAATGGCAGCCTTCAAATAGGGATAAATCACAGAATAAACCAATATTGTAACCTTTTCCTTACTATGTAAATCCAACCATTCAGTAGACTCCTTAATGATAGAACGATAAATGCTGTATTTTTTTATATAAGTAAAATTAAAGAATGCACCATTCACACCTTTCATTGAAGCAAATTCAAATTTTGAACGAGGAAAAAAAGGACTACTGCATCGCATTGGAAAACTCCCTATATCAGGAACATTAACTATATAATTAGGCTTATACTCTAATTTATCATAACCATGCAAAAGTGCTCTCTGAAAGGTTGTTGCACTAACAGATATACGACCTTTGGTTCGTTTATTTATAAGTGGCATTGTAGTAGGTTCACAGAAACAGCCCAAATACAAAACTTTCATAAAATAATTTATAAAGAAATAATTATTTTCAAATATATGATTTAACAAATGTGCCTTTAGAATACTCATTTAAAATGCCGAACAATAGACAGAAAAATGCAAAAAACATTGGAATACCTTCAAGAATAGGTTCAGACACAAACCCGACAAGCATTATAAACGAAAGAAAAGTAAAAGCTAAACGTAATATCGGATTAACAGACTTTAGTTTATAAACTCTAACAAAAGAATAAAGATATTGGCATGTCAAATAAAACAATAACAATAATGGAATGATGCCTGCCACTCTCCCACAGTCAAGCCATAAATTATGTGCATGACCAATTTTATTATTCATATTCATTCCTCCCAATGGATAATCCAACAATTTTGAGCCAACTATCATTAATCTATCAATTCTACCTCCTCCGGTTTCAACTTCATCTGTTTCAAACCGATCAAAGACAATCAATAAATCCCCATATGTCGTATAAATATATGACACAATTCCAATGAGAAAAATTAGAGATATTAACAACAACCTGATTTTTTTTATAGACATACCTTTAAAATTAAATATCAATGACATCAGCATTAATATTAATATAGCCACAATACAAGTTCTACTTTGGACGCGAACTGCACAATACACCGAGAGGAAAGAACCTATTAGAAATAAAAATTTCTTTTTTCTTCCCAATGGAATAAAAATAAACCCTAAGAACGACAAAAGGAACAATAATTTTGTCGTTATTAGCGTTGCAGAAATAAACCCTTCTTCATTATCAATCCCTATTAAAGGAATATTACGCCCCATTCCTATCACAAGAAAACCATTTTCCAATACATCTTTAATTACCGAGACAATAGCTACGGCAGACATAGACAATGCCATAATATACAATAAATTAATTAATGACACATCATCACTTCTCCGTACTAAAAACTTACCTAAAAGATATATAAAGGGGAAATTAATGAAAAAAATAAAAGTCGTAACATACCCAAATCCATCTGAAAATATAAATACAGACAATGCATACAGCATTCCCCACATAAAAAGGACACAAAAGGTTTTATCTATTAATTTATATCCTTTATGAACAAGAAGATAAATAAATGGTAAATAAAACATGTAATATCCATAGCCTGAATAATCTAAAAACATCAAAGCTAATAGTATACTCAAAAAACAATACTTATTCTTATGCAATATCTTCATGTATCATTCCCCAATATCTCACCTGAATTATATTTTCAGAGAATAAATCAATAAATAACTTTACGCGGCAAATAATACCTAAACAACATAGAAAAACATGTCAATGATGTATCTATCGTCCCTACAGCATTCTTATAATCAGTTTTTTGTGTAAAAAAGATACTTCTAAGTCCAATGGTATACAATTTTCCATAAGGATAAGCAAAAAAAAGGATTGCTTTTCCTACTTTTTTCTCAAGCTCTTTCCTTGATAAAAATATTTCCTTCTGCATATTATTTTCATATCGCAATTTTGAATGTGACTGAGTATGAAAGCCTATGGTTACCAAAGGATCCTCACTATACACTTTCAGTTCACTATTCCCAATATATCCCTCTTTTCCAATAAAATTAGTAGTAATATATACGGTAAAAGGGATATTATATCTCTTCAAGAAAGGATAAGCATTCATATATGCATCCATCCAGCCATCATCAAAAGTAATAACAGCTTTTTTCTTTTCCGTCTTTTCATAAATATCATCAATACTTACAATTTGATAATTTATCCTTAATTCATCTATTATTTCTTTAAATCTTTCGACCTTACAAAGACACGCAGGAATCTCATCTAACTCCTCATTCGTAACATGATGGAACATAACAATCACACCTTTTTCGCAAAAAAATGCATTAAACCATACAAAAACTCTTTCTATAATTATGTAGAAGCAAGTAAGTACTTTATTTACAAACATATTTTCTAAATTTTCTTAATATTAGATCTTTGAAATATTGAAGAATCATTGAACGATTGAAACTCCTTAAATAATACTCGGATAAGAACTGAATTGTTCTTATCCCAAATTTATTATCGCTGAACTCTGACATATCATAAAGATAAATACCATTTCCCTCAATCTCTTGCAAAACATTCAACTCAATAGGTCGCAACCTCATACCAAATGTTCTAATTATCTTATAGGGCATATTACGGCAACTCAACAAATAACGGGCCTCATCTATATTTTCACGATTACCATTCAAATCAATGATCACATCTTTAGATGGAAACTTTGACTTCAATAATAAACACTGAGCATAAGTATCATAATGCACTAGATCTCTAAATAATGGTAAAACATATTTTTTTCGTCCGTATATAAGCTCAACCTGATAACTATTGCTTATTTGTCCCTCATTAGTATGTACCCCTACGTCACTAAAGTTAGTAGAAAGTGAAGTGTAAGGATAAATAAAGAATTTATTGGTTAAGATAAGATATGCCTCGAAGTATTTAGACCAAGCCTTATCCCACCCTTTTATTATCGAATAGGTATCTACCTCATCAAAATTACAGTCCCATTTTTCCAGCCATTTACGAAACGGCTTCCACATACTGTAAGTAAACGTTTCTCCCCAAGTAGAAGTTGATTGATAAGCAAAAACATCATGCCCTATATTCAAAAAATAAAGGGGAAGATTATTAAAACCATTGTGTTCATTTCGATATAATGAAATACCAGCAACATTTACATCTTCTCCATAAGCACTCACAGTTTGTTCAATGTAATCATAAAAAAAAGGAGAGACATATAAATCATCTTCCAAAATAGTAACAGATTTAAAGAACTTACTTAAATCACCGCATCTATATATATGTTCTTTCAATCCCCTCTTTTTCTCCTGAATAATCACATATTTGTTCCCATGAGTCCAT
This genomic window contains:
- a CDS encoding O-antigen ligase family protein, with amino-acid sequence MSILLALMFLDYSGYGYYMFYLPFIYLLVHKGYKLIDKTFCVLFMWGMLYALSVFIFSDGFGYVTTFIFFINFPFIYLLGKFLVRRSDDVSLINLLYIMALSMSAVAIVSVIKDVLENGFLVIGMGRNIPLIGIDNEEGFISATLITTKLLFLLSFLGFIFIPLGRKKKFLFLIGSFLSVYCAVRVQSRTCIVAILILMLMSLIFNFKGMSIKKIRLLLISLIFLIGIVSYIYTTYGDLLIVFDRFETDEVETGGGRIDRLMIVGSKLLDYPLGGMNMNNKIGHAHNLWLDCGRVAGIIPLLLLFYLTCQYLYSFVRVYKLKSVNPILRLAFTFLSFIMLVGFVSEPILEGIPMFFAFFCLLFGILNEYSKGTFVKSYI
- a CDS encoding polysaccharide deacetylase family protein, with amino-acid sequence MFVNKVLTCFYIIIERVFVWFNAFFCEKGVIVMFHHVTNEELDEIPACLCKVERFKEIIDELRINYQIVSIDDIYEKTEKKKAVITFDDGWMDAYMNAYPFLKRYNIPFTVYITTNFIGKEGYIGNSELKVYSEDPLVTIGFHTQSHSKLRYENNMQKEIFLSRKELEKKVGKAILFFAYPYGKLYTIGLRSIFFTQKTDYKNAVGTIDTSLTCFSMLFRYYLPRKVIY
- a CDS encoding polysaccharide biosynthesis protein, translating into MSGFKDKILLITGGTGSFGNAVLRRFLDSDIKEIRIFSRDEKKQDDMRHHLQNPKVKFYIGNVRDRQSVDGAMVGVDYVFSAAALKQVPSCEFFPLQAVQTNVIGTDNVLESAIAHGVKNVVVLSTDKAAYPINAMGISKAMMEKVAIAKGRALGEEAGTTICCTRYGNVMASRGSVIPLWVEQIKNGRPITVTDPNMTRFMMTLDDAVDLVIYAFEHGHNGDLFVQKAPAATLDVLAQALKETYAQVDPKYAETEVKTIGTRHGEKLYETLVTREEMAKAVDMGDYYRIPCDTRDLNYDKFFTEGNEDIARIEDYHSHNTARLDVEGMKKLLLKLRFIREDLGMEEKAKSAEIKSE
- a CDS encoding glycosyltransferase family 4 protein encodes the protein MKKRILFYSSVGSLELFKTQKFYQIDIALLGDLGYDVSLSNRILDSLLFWKYDILFSYFYRYSFFAALFAKCLGKKTYFTGGIDSLDADYVSTRSYRIQVLFFKLCYWISNSCIVVSQSDLKNIVKCLSSRKKLSYSEHAIDTRLFISDIPKENLFTSIVWMGNEGNVRRKGVDKALQVFAELKKIPAFADYRFIIIGRKGEGVAFIQSIINKYGLNDSIELIGEVSEEEKIAFLKRSKYYFQLSLYEGFGLAALEALCASNILIHSGKGGLANPIYKEQLVFNIDNDFDSEFSQLISKLTSFVPITSNDELLDYYNIQRRKEDFKAIITDNKSNYKIELI
- a CDS encoding glycosyltransferase family 4 protein, with the protein product MKVLYLGCFCEPTTMPLINKRTKGRISVSATTFQRALLHGYDKLEYKPNYIVNVPDIGSFPMRCSSPFFPRSKFEFASMKGVNGAFFNFTYIKKYSIYRSIIKESTEWLDLHSKEKVTILVYSVIYPYLKAAIDLKYKYPNVEVCCIVLDLPEYFGDNTSWFCRILGKKITNQIYALVPEIDSFVLLTEHMKDKLNVGFRPWHLLEGVYNPIEVTSQKKRKKVILYTGKLDTRFGIRDLIAAFNEIDDKEFSLWICGFGLDQPFVEVAAKNDSRIIYWGLVEQNRVFEMQQQATLLVNPRKGDAEFTKYSFPSKTMEYMASGTPTVMYKLPGLPADYEEHLVLIPDNSRETFTAVLKEWGNKEQVELDEFGKHARQFILENKNSEIQAKRLMNFIMQH
- a CDS encoding capsular polysaccharide biosynthesis protein CapF, producing MKILVTGSRGFVGRNLVSQLHNIRDGKARNYGIAGEELTIYEYDMDSDPAELDVYCKQADFVFNLAGVNRPKDASEFMKGNFGFASTLLDTLKKYGNTCPVMISSSTQAALDNPYGESKRAGEQLLFEYSRETGAKVLVYRFPNVFGKWCRPNYNSAVATFCNNIAHDQPIRVNDPSVVMHLVYIDDVVDELISALSGREHRNGDYCEVPVVHTITLGGIVELIRSFRQMSGTLSVPDLSDAFTKKLYSTYLSYLPEERFSYPLKMNVDDRGSFTEIIRTSDRGQFSVNISKPGVTKGQHWHHTKNEKFVVVSGHGLIQLRKIGTEEVVSFEVSGGRMEVVEMIPGYTHNIVNLSETEDLVTFMWCNECFDPARPDTYSEKV
- a CDS encoding glycosyltransferase family protein gives rise to the protein MLQIPDCEINHNAIVVVGYNRIVSIKRLLKSLQEAYYASIAVPLVVSIDKSDCTELYDFVENFEWTHGNKYVIIQEKKRGLKEHIYRCGDLSKFFKSVTILEDDLYVSPFFYDYIEQTVSAYGEDVNVAGISLYRNEHNGFNNLPLYFLNIGHDVFAYQSTSTWGETFTYSMWKPFRKWLEKWDCNFDEVDTYSIIKGWDKAWSKYFEAYLILTNKFFIYPYTSLSTNFSDVGVHTNEGQISNSYQVELIYGRKKYVLPLFRDLVHYDTYAQCLLLKSKFPSKDVIIDLNGNRENIDEARYLLSCRNMPYKIIRTFGMRLRPIELNVLQEIEGNGIYLYDMSEFSDNKFGIRTIQFLSEYYLRSFNRSMILQYFKDLILRKFRKYVCK